Within the Glycine soja cultivar W05 chromosome 3, ASM419377v2, whole genome shotgun sequence genome, the region TAGCAAGCCCTCAAACTAATTGGCAGTCTACAAACAATTATATACCCAAACTTTTGCTTCTAGTTCTAGCCATTCATCCTTCCTTCTTGACAAAGATGCCCTTTGCAAATTGTAAAATATTCTTCTCCCGATGTCTGATATCAAAAGACTCGAATAAGATTCTTCGCCGTTCCtggcttaaaataaataatagaaggAACCACTTTCGCTTCTTGCACCAGAGGCCTGAGACAAATCACTCTCGAATGCCTCTAACACACATATCATCCATGTTAAAAgctttatcataaaaaataaaaataaaaaaacttagagGGCAAGCCAATTGGAGAAGCATATTCATTCCCCCGTGACTCAGTTTTCTGTAGTATAACATTGTTTTTCAACTCCTCCTTGATCTTGTGCGGCACTACTACTTGTCACAATTGATGAAGGTTTTACCGCTGAACCTCCTTCATCTTGTGCAACCATTGCTGCAAACTCAACAAACACCTTTCAACCTTACTATGCTGCCTTGCCTGTTCACTTCCCTTAGCCTTTCACGAGCTTTTGTGTATGTCATAAACAATTATGcaactttttttcttgatttctttCTACACGATGCTAGTGGATTATCACTTATTCGCGTGTACTTTTGGACttcaaaatcattcaaaatacagaCACCCTGAAAACAAAAGTAATGAGTGATACAGTTGCTTCGTTTTGTTAATTGGAATATGACCATTGGCTAAGTTGATTGAGATTTTATCTTAGAACAATGCTAAATTTAGCAGGATCTGAATCATGTTGATCGTTCACCTAGAAAACACGGAGAGGTGGAAATATCACTTGGCTAAATGCCTCAACAGAAATGCTTGCAATACAAACGCACTCTTTCCAACGTATATGTTCTTTAATATTGAGTAAATTTAATGTGGTGGAACACATAACGAGGTGGACTCAGATGAATTATTGGAATATATAAAATTCACTCAATAATAAAGAGTATATTCAAAATTGTAGATGTTGGCATTCCTCAAATGCTTAAATGCAAATACAACCTGATGGGAACAATATGTACGGGAATTGGCAGAACACAAGTGATTTGCATAACCGAGAACACAAATATCCATTTTGATGAGGCATCTTTTCTAGTTTGCCATGTAACAGAAAGACTAATTTGGTTTAATAGAAATATTTTAAGGAACTAAAATGAAAACCTTTTAAACTTAGAAGATCAAACTAAAACAAATAAGATGAAATATTGAAAGTGTATTTCAGTCttaaatttaatacaaatacttgttttggaattatttttgaggtaaacttatttttttaataaaaatcagaaagaaacttaaaagaaattatttgtacttaaaaatatgtttttcaccGTATAAAGAAAGTGAATTAATTAGGAGTCGGAATTTGCTTACCtcgttgtattttttataacttattttgTATAACATATGTGCGTAAATAGTTGGCAcaggaacataaataaagagaaaaaaaatatcatattgtaTCCTTTGATACCTTTTGTGGCTTAGTACAAAATATGATACCATTTTGTTAACTTTGTTTCTTTCTGAAAATATGCTTATTACACTCCTTATTTTTCATGTTATCCTTGCTTGGATTCcagattttattatatatctaaatatatattataaataataaaaccaaTATGCAGAGTGGGGATGTAGCTCAGATGGTAGAGCGCTCGCTTAGCATGCGAGAGGTACGGGGATCGATACCCCGCATCTCCATTTTAGTAATGTATTAATAATgctaatttatctttttcattaaACTCGACAATTTCTAGAATGTCTTGTATTGTTTGTGAAATTGCCCATGTGAATGTTTTGACTTTTTGGAGTGGCAGTTACTCAACTTAAGATTACAGTTTGCTTCTTTGACTTCCAAGAAATGAGGAAAGAACCAAAGTAAACACAATATTCAGTAACAAACCTCCTCGTGAGATCTAAACATCAAGTCCGGTCAGAATTTTTAGAGGGCCAAATTAAAGACTTACactttaattttacatattacACTTGcactaataaaagaatttttaggGAATAAATTTGGTGATcaaattttttgaaagaatattGTGTTAATACTATATTAAGTTTAATGTAataaaatgtgttatttttaataaaattatatttcatttattttatgtagcatctatttatatttttttaatagttaaatataaAAGTGTCTTATCTACTTCTCCTTGAGCCAATAAAATCTCACCATGTTAATTCTAcactatttataaaaaagaattcatCAAAAAAGATAGTCTATTAATTTTATGATCTTTATTTGCTGTCCGctaaaagaaaatatctttagagcatataaaaaaaatcaggttTGGTTTCCGTACGTTCTTTGATTCAATTGCAACTGTAAAGGGataatggtatatatatttctaaTGAAAACattcatatacatatacattCCTAGTCACACGATAAACATTGAAGATTTTGGCCTAGGtgttctaaatatatttttgagctATTTGAAACGGGACAACTTGCAATCAAAAGTGCCATCGTTTTCACCAAAAAGATGCATAAACATTAATTATGGTCTTTCAGCTTTTTATACATTAACGATGTTTGGAGCCAATGCCACACTATCATTGCATGAAGTTACATTCggaaataataatactaaaattttatatatgcatGCAGATATATCAGAAAAGATAAGCGAAACAGATGAACGAGGTAAATATGAATATGATAatcgaagaaaaaaatgaattctcTGAAAGAAATTATCAAAGAGCAGTAAACTTGTGAAAAGcactgtatatattttttacaatctTGAGAAACTTTCTGAAAGctattattaactaattagcctggctaattttttaaatattcagtTACAAACCGGTTATCAATCAGATGACACGTGTGATACCTCTACAAGTTGAGggttgaaaaaaatgttaaccaTATATATACTTAGTATGGAGATGGAATAATTGAAGATTTTTGCAGAGAGGGCTTTGTTGAACAGGATCAGCAAGTAATTTCATGAGACTCGAGTTGCATCTTTCTCTAGCAACATGACAATCAATGTCtaagtttttggttttttcatACAAGATAAGGTTGGTCGCTATTTGAAGGGTACTcttgttgtcacagtacaaaaCAACAGCCATAATTGGTAGGTGCAATATGAAGATCAATAAGGAGCATTGAGGAATCTTATTAGCCACTACATTCATAAGATGCGGAAGCTAAAACTCTATTTCCTGGATCACTAGCAGATAGGTATAGTAgtcaaataaaacaagcacaaatgAGATATAAGATTGGCCTAATGAtaaagggagaaaaaaagaagagacaAGTCATGGGTGTAAATCTCTTACTAACtataaaactaacaaactaacaactAGTATTTgtcaatcaaaaaataaaaataaagcaagTGTGTCCTATTAACTTGTGATATACCTGACAGCATCATAATAGGGGATTGCATCATCTTGGTAAAGATGGTGTCTGGTTCCGAAGTATCCCTTCATAGGCTTGATGCCAAGGTACCGGAGTCAGATAACTAATAAGTCGTGACAGTATTGTCCTTGACATAATAAGGAGATGCCTTCAGATCGAAGAGTGTGCAGCTTTCCAGCCCAAGAAAGAACTTTAAAAGGCCAAAATCTTGAATGCCAAAAGTTGTGTTCAAAGTGCTTTTAACTTCAGAAAATTCAGAAAGTGAATTTTTCGCCAAGACTAGGTTATGTTgtccacaagaaaaaaaaaggacttAGTAGAATAGTAGTGTTGGTAAAGAGAGAATGGTCAGAGGTAGCTTGGACAAAACTACATTTGAGGAGCAAGGCATGTGAGTTTTCACCATCAATAACAGTAAATGTTAATTTATAACTTAGACACATGTAtagttttatataaatattagctAGCAATGTATAGTTTTCTGTAAAttataatgtatatatattgttgTGAAATATATGGTGATGCTCAATATGTGAAAATGTAGTTTTATGATTTATAAGATACAAGCAAATATATCTATTTCaatgcgttttttttttttataaaaaaaagccaAACTTTCTACCTTGGTGGTATCATCGatgtaaaaaattactaaatcgATTAAGAActatatatagaaaattaactttctaaattgtttttcatttcaaCCGATCTAGAAATTAAGTTTGGAACTTTCTCCATCAATTCCTAAACTGATatagaaaataatcattttctacGTGAGCCAATCCCACGAACCTTGAAGCTAATTTAGAAAGTAAAATAACTATTAGTCCATAAAAAAGCCTCTTTTTACCagaaattattgattttatgatGTAAGTATAATTAATAAGCTTATTTAAAAAGAATGAATGTTGGTCATGTACACGCCCTAGTTAACTATAAATTGAGCACATAACATACATCTTTTTCTCATAGGTGTTAGTTTAATTAGCGCCATGTCAATCTCTTTCTTGCTaacttaatatttaataaattaaggcaGAAGTTAATTGAATAATCCAGACACTAACTTGTCAGAGGAAATccataaaaaagaagagaaatgcTCAATATATAGTATGAATTTGTTTCAcgaaatgaagaaaaatgtatatttagaAACGCATGCAGGATTTCTATCAAATccattattattttacaattttggaAGATTATTATTTGGAAATTGCTTCTTGATACGAAACTATATGCAGTTATGCACAAATCACGAATTGCAGTTACCGTGatttttagttcatttttttttaatttattacttctATCCAATAAAATTCAAATGCATATGTCCGTTTGTGCGTTTCGTGTAAAATCATTTCGTACTAAATAACAACACTCTTCTCGTGACAATGATGCCTACAAGGAAAATCTCTTATTTATACTAAAACTATAGAGTGATTCTCTCTAGCTTTCATCACACATAAGATGCATTATACAGTCTTAATTACATAATGTCtttttttaggaattaaatACGAAGTGCTTAGATACATATTAATTGGACAAGGGAGTTTATTTCATAATGTCATACGTACAACCATTGCATACACGactcttcttccatttttttctctcttcattaTTATACCCTctacaataaacaaaaacatatattacGAATCGTCCTTGAAGGAACGTTCttcatttgttttgtttattatttttttgacaaatatatgatctttttaatataaagtCTGATGTTTATAAAGCTCATAATGCCATGAAGAAACTTGCTTCTGCTGAGGGGCCTTAATACATTTGGAAGGTGAAACATGTCGCTCCCATCCACAAAAGACCTAAAGCAAGGAAAacatttcagtttcttttcaGATTTATGAAGTGCAAGAAATTAATAGTACCTCTAGTCCTTAACACAGTTTAAAAagaattgatgattttttttataaaatattttagaacttctataaagtattatttaattaatcttttttcatTAGTTTTCATTCTTTACATATTCTAagtatttgtatttattattgaCAGTGGTACACTGAATAAtagtcttgaattttaatattttcacattatttttataacaagttaatgattattaataaaaacataattagtatattaataacatttttcaaaaaattcaagaagtcaaatgaattaattatttttattgacttgtgTGATTATGTGTAAAGTATCTTATAATAAAGATGagagattataaataattaactaaagaacataataataaaggggttagaaattaattaaaacttcaTGAGCAGTAGCAAAACAATCAAGTGAAAATGATTAATATAAAGTTAGTACTTAGTGTTTTACCTTTCAGCTTTGGCTCTTGGACCATCAAGAACGTTTTGTAACTCTTGAGGCCTGCAAGGGACTGCAAGTGCTCCCTTTTGCTTGAAACCATACTCCTCTCGAGCCTGGTTCAGTAGTTCCATGAACATAGGATCAGCCAAGTAGTCCAACTTAACAACAAACCTTCTTGTTTCTTCACCCTTGATGGCAAGAACAGCAAAATGTCCCTCCATAACATCTTCTGGCACCAATGTTGCTGCAGCTTCCAGTTGATCTTCGTTGGAGTGAACAAAGAGTAGTGAGACACTCTTTTGCAACTTCTTAACACAAGACCCAAGCatgttgaaaattttatatatcacTCTAAAGTCTTATTTCTATAATGGGATATACAGTGAGCTTCTTggaatatgatatgatatggtCTATATATCAGAGTTGGGACACATGAAGTCAAATACACATATAGATATAGGTATACATGGCATTCAATGCTAATATTTGATGGGTCATTGTCTTCCTTCACATAATAGGTAAGGGCCTAGAACTTGCCTTGTCTTACAGTGTACATATGGCTAGCTTGACTATAACATAACCCCAATCCTTTCCCGTGCTTTTTGTCTTCAAAGTTATAGCTAGGTTCCTATCAGCAAGATATTTTTCGCCATGATATATAGGCATTACAATATCCAAaccaatttcattttcaaatcattcaaCCTATAGAACTTAGGAAACATATCCTCTTAATTAGCTAGATGCACaattttgattgatttgaaTGTTTTGAAAAGGTTAATTAACAACTTTTAAATAAAGTGCAAAGTCCCTGGTGATTGCTACATTTGTTAGGGTGTGCATAGAACATCATTACAGACTCCTTGCCCTCTGTAAGGGAGTCTACAGAGGATAGATTGACCTATGTTACTGTGTCGGCAAGTTTCCATGTAGTATCAGTTTAACTGTTCCTAGCCGTTCGCAGTTTTAGATTTGGTTGTGTTTTATTATTCTCCATACcctcaaattaaatttattgtttttgttgtcgTCTAAAAATGGTGAAATAACTAGTGTGTTTAGTGTTTGAGCTAGCA harbors:
- the LOC114405543 gene encoding auxin-responsive protein SAUR32-like, which translates into the protein MLGSCVKKLQKSVSLLFVHSNEDQLEAAATLVPEDVMEGHFAVLAIKGEETRRFVVKLDYLADPMFMELLNQAREEYGFKQKGALAVPCRPQELQNVLDGPRAKAERSFVDGSDMFHLPNVLRPLSRSKFLHGIMSFINIRLYIKKIIYLSKK